The DNA sequence CCACGCAAGATTGGGATATGCCGACAGGCAAGGTTCCGGTGAACAGCTATTTTTCGGAGCAGCTTCTTCAGGCTAATCCGGAAGTAATCGCTGATGAAAGCGCCCATCAATATGAACATTCACTGGAAGTCCAGGTTCCATTTCTCCAGGTACTGCAGGACAATCTGTCCATAGTTCCACTGGCTCTTTCCCAGCTTTCCTACCTGGAGTGTGAAAACCTGGCCAATTCACTTGCCGATACAATTTCTCAGTATGGAAAACCTGTACTGATGCTGGCCTCAAGCGATATGAGCCACTTTGAATCCAGGGAAAATACAGTTAAAAAGGACACCCTTGCACTCGAACAGTTAACAGCGCTCAACCCTAAAGGTCTTTTTCAAACCGTACGTGATAACAGGATATCCATGTGCGGCGTTATTCCCGTCACCGTTGTCCTGCTGGCCGCCCTGCGACTGGGTGCAAACAAAGCGGAAGTTATACGCTATATCGATTCAGGCGAAGTTTCCGGAGATACTGAACAAGTGGTCGGCTATGCCGGCGCGGTCATTTCCAGAGGGTAAATATTCAACCTGTTTTTTCTTGACAGCATTAAAGATTTTTTCTATATAATTGTCCTCATCTCATAACTTGCTGGGGGATGGTCTAACGGCAAGACAGCGGACTCTGACTCCGCTTATCGGGGTTCGAATCCCTGTCCCCCAGCCATTTCATTTCATTACCTTTCCATAGATCTCCGAAACACAAAAATAAAGCAAAAGCAAGTTGTTCCACTTCGCTCTATCCCACCCTCAAGAAATTCATAAAAATACAAAAAGTTATTTCAATGCTGCAGTGAAGCCTTAAACTGTTCTGATTACCCATTACTTAGCGAAAGAAACTTTTTATGGGTAAATCATCAAGAATATTGGCGGAATGTCAGTTTCGTCATTCCGGCCCCAGATAAGAGTCCTGGATGACGGTAAAAATTGGCTTTTGTAAATCTCCAAGGCAGGCAGCATGAAACCAGCTCAGTTTCATTGGTATTGATAAATTATTGTGGACAAAAAACGGAAGTGAATTAGATTCATCCGTGATGGTGAGCATGATATTTTTCACCTTTTGAAGAGCCATGTTCTGCCATAGCTTTACCCGTATCTTTTCTTCACAGACTTGAACAGTTAAGATCAACCACCGGCACACGCGCCTGCCGCTTGTTAACCGACACCTGTTCCTGAGCAGGCTTGATCAGCACATAGCGGATGCTCTTATCGTCCTGGCTCAGAGCCTTGATAGTTTCCTCCTGGTTTCCCACCCGGATTATATGATTGCACTTGACTCCCATCGTTTCAGCTTTTAAGTGCATCGTTTCAGCATTTTGCTGTGCGCGTTGACTAAAACGGTTGATTTCTCGCTCCCTGCGTGCTCCAGAGTGAAGTAAGGGTTCTTCCGAGACGTCAAGAGCGACGATTTCACAATCGAGTTTCTGCGCCATTTTTACTACATAATTAACGAGTGCAGTGGAATGCTCGCCATCCTGGACAGCAAGAATTTTTGTTGCCATATTCTGCTGTTCCAGCATACGCGCGATATCGTTGGCGGCAGCAGTCAGGTTGCCTGCCGCCATTTCACCCACGGCCACAGGTTTCTGTTTGTTGAGCTTGGCGAGCTGAAATTCTTGTGCATGTTTTTTTCTACCGAAACTAAACAGCTTTTTGATATCCATGGCAATCCTCCTTTAAGATTTGCATTCATTCTTTGCCGTAGGTATTGCACAGTCCGTACCATTCTGTAATTTGTTTATATTACAATACATTAAAAGAATATCGTGAGGATGAGGCAGACCAATTGGGACTGATTTATTGGATTATGGAAAGGAAATTATTACAGATTGCAACGATATCAAGCCCTATTCATCTCATCACCACCAGGAATAATATAAATTTTAATAAAAAAAACATTACTTTAAGGTGTTTTACAGGTGTTATGCAATACGCAACACGCGCGTTGGCCTCTATTGCATTGTGAAACCCATATAGGCTGTAAGTGGTGATCAAAAGGATGTCAGGTGGTCACTGGCAGGATGAAGTACATACTCAACGGCTTCATCTATCTGATCGATAGGCACAATCTTGACCTGTCGCTGGATTTCCTGCGGCAGGAATTCCACATCTACCTTGTTCTTTTCCGGAACGAGGAGTGTCGTCACTCCTGCACGAGCGGCAGCAAGAAGTTTCTCTCTGATACCGCCGACAGGAAGTATTTGTCCGGTGAGTGAGAGTTCTCCGGTAATAGCGACGGTTTTTCTCGCCAGCCTGCCGGTTAGAATGGAAATGAGGGCAAGACAGATTGCCGACCCTGCCGATGGACCATCTTTCGAGACAGCACCCGCAGGGAGATGGATATGAAGATCAATTTTGCCGAAAAAAGTACTCTCTATACGAAGTTTTTCAGTATTACTCCTGATATAACTCAGCGCAGTCTGGGCTGATTCCTGAAGAACTTCACCCATCAACCCGGTAAGAATTAACTGAGATGAGCCGGGCATCATTCTGGTTTCGACAAACATGATTTCGCCCCCGTACTTTGTCCACACCACCGCCGTCACCACACCAACCGTAGATGCACCTTCAGCCGCATCTTTTCTGAATCGTGGTGGTCCCAGCATACCGACAATATCCTGTTTGGCAATGGTCATCGTTTCTGATTTGGATTTACCGCTCTGCTGAAGAGCAACCCTTGCTAATTTCCGGCAAATCTTGCCTAGTTCCCTGTTCAGGCCGCGGACTCCTGCTTCCTGCGTATAATTGGTAATGACAGTATCGAGAACACCTTCCGCAAATTGCGGGTCAACATCCACTAGTCCATTTTCACTGAGTTGCTCTGGAATGAGATGATGCTTCGCTATGCTTTTTTTCTCACTCACTGAATACCCCGAAAACTCGACTATCTCCATACGGTCCAATAATGGTTGGGGGAGTATTTCCGGTTCGTTTGCGGTGGTGATAAAAATAACCTTGGACAGATCAAATGGGATTTCCAGGTAGTGATCAATAAAACCGGAATTCTGTTCCGGATCCAACACCTCAAGAAGTACCGAAGCCGGGTCTCCTCGAAAATCCTGGCCGATCTTATCTACTTCATCTAGCATGATGCAGGGATTCATGGTTCCGCATCTTTTGATTTCGGAAACGATACGACCCGGCATAGCTCCCATATATGTTCGACGATGACCGCGCAGTTCCGCTTCATCTTTCAGCCCTCCCATGGAAATCCTGACAAATTTTCTACCTAGCACCGTGGCGATATTCCGACCGATGGAGGTCTTGCCGGTACCAGGCGGACCGGTAAAACAGAGAACAGGTCCATGAGCAAGGTCCAGCCTTCTGCCCTGCTGGAGGATATTGTTTACCATGGTTTTCAATTCATTGAGATCCACCGGTTTGGCGAGGTAATGGGTTGCTCCCCGATGGATCGCATCAACAGCACTGGGAACCGTCGCATAACCCGTAATCATGATGACACTGGTATCCGGAGCTATGGTTTTGAGATGATCCAACAGCTCCAGACCATCCATTTGGTCCATCTTTAAGTCGGTGAGGATAATATCAAAAGATTTCTGAGCTGAAATGATATTGAGCGCCTCCCGACCATTATTCGCCACTTCAACCGACATTCCCTGTTTTTCGAAAAAGTAGCTAATATTGGTTAGTGCGACGATCTCATCGTCGACGATCAGCATCCTTGGTTTGGCAAGGCTGCAAAGTGTCTTAGCGGCGAGGAAGTCGAGAATTCTATTTTTTATTTCATCCAGACCAAAATGTTGCTGAGCAAAAATTGCTTCTGCCCGTTCAATATCGAGATTATCTGTGGAAAGTGTGAACCATGGCAGGGTAGTCAATAGCTGGATATAATTCAGCCCGATATTGTATTCAGCAGAAATGGTGTCAATTTTTTCAAGTTTTTTTAGCTCACTCTCAGCCTGGTTGGCCACATATTCCGGTAAATCAGTTTTGAGTACCTTTTGCCGGAGTACACTTAGCTGCCCAAGATCCTCAGTTTCCGGCGGACTCATTGGGACTGGCTCCTCCGGATTTTTCGGCTTAATGGATCGTTTCC is a window from the Desulfopila inferna genome containing:
- the amrB gene encoding AmmeMemoRadiSam system protein B — encoded protein: MSRSPAVAGRFYPGEPDVLKDTATELLENYNPPKIENCIAVVSPHAGYVYSGTVCAQTLKSITIPETVVILGPNHQGRGASIALSTQDWDMPTGKVPVNSYFSEQLLQANPEVIADESAHQYEHSLEVQVPFLQVLQDNLSIVPLALSQLSYLECENLANSLADTISQYGKPVLMLASSDMSHFESRENTVKKDTLALEQLTALNPKGLFQTVRDNRISMCGVIPVTVVLLAALRLGANKAEVIRYIDSGEVSGDTEQVVGYAGAVISRG
- a CDS encoding universal stress protein — translated: MDIKKLFSFGRKKHAQEFQLAKLNKQKPVAVGEMAAGNLTAAANDIARMLEQQNMATKILAVQDGEHSTALVNYVVKMAQKLDCEIVALDVSEEPLLHSGARREREINRFSQRAQQNAETMHLKAETMGVKCNHIIRVGNQEETIKALSQDDKSIRYVLIKPAQEQVSVNKRQARVPVVDLNCSSL
- a CDS encoding S16 family serine protease, which produces MSPPETEDLGQLSVLRQKVLKTDLPEYVANQAESELKKLEKIDTISAEYNIGLNYIQLLTTLPWFTLSTDNLDIERAEAIFAQQHFGLDEIKNRILDFLAAKTLCSLAKPRMLIVDDEIVALTNISYFFEKQGMSVEVANNGREALNIISAQKSFDIILTDLKMDQMDGLELLDHLKTIAPDTSVIMITGYATVPSAVDAIHRGATHYLAKPVDLNELKTMVNNILQQGRRLDLAHGPVLCFTGPPGTGKTSIGRNIATVLGRKFVRISMGGLKDEAELRGHRRTYMGAMPGRIVSEIKRCGTMNPCIMLDEVDKIGQDFRGDPASVLLEVLDPEQNSGFIDHYLEIPFDLSKVIFITTANEPEILPQPLLDRMEIVEFSGYSVSEKKSIAKHHLIPEQLSENGLVDVDPQFAEGVLDTVITNYTQEAGVRGLNRELGKICRKLARVALQQSGKSKSETMTIAKQDIVGMLGPPRFRKDAAEGASTVGVVTAVVWTKYGGEIMFVETRMMPGSSQLILTGLMGEVLQESAQTALSYIRSNTEKLRIESTFFGKIDLHIHLPAGAVSKDGPSAGSAICLALISILTGRLARKTVAITGELSLTGQILPVGGIREKLLAAARAGVTTLLVPEKNKVDVEFLPQEIQRQVKIVPIDQIDEAVEYVLHPASDHLTSF